The sequence CAAAGTTAACCGTTTTGAACTTAAACAATGGTGAGTCTTGGCTAAACTCACTAACCATCACCGACATGATCCCACCCAGAGAGTGACCGACTAGGTGAATATTGCTCTTATCAACCCATGGCTGATTATTCAGAGCAAAGCGTAGACCTAAGAAATCCGAAACCGACTGCTGTAAATTGGAGCGAAGCGCGAAAGGTGAGTCGATATTGATGAAAAATGATTTGTTCTCTTTAGCACTGATTTCAAGACCATTCACATCGTATCTCATACGTTCGCCGTGATAGGGCATGTCAATAGCTACAACTGCATAACCTTGTGTTGTGTAATCTTTAGCCATTAGAGACGCAGCAGATTTATCAGCCGTGACGCCATGAATAAAGACAACGGTCGGAAGTGTTGTCTTCCCATCCCAACGGGCTGGTGTGTAAACATCGGCATTGACAATCTGTGACTGGACAACAACTGGCAGTGGTTCATTTACTGTAGGAAAACCGCCTGTCGATGTTTTCATCCATTCGTATAGCGGCGGGCATGATGCCTTTGGTTCATATTGGTCGTAATCGCACTCAGATTCACGACTCTTCGTGAAAGGTAGATAAAATGGCAGTTTTAGTTTCTGAGTATAAAGGTCATATTTAGTCGTTTTATCTTCGACCAAGATGAGTTCGCCAGAAAAAGTCGTTCCTTCAACAATATGGTTATCCCTCATCGCATCCAGTGACGAATATGAACTCTGAGTTTTAAATTGAGCTGCATATACAGGAATACCCTTCTCAGGATACAGCGCATAATATGAATCTATCGCATTTAATACCTGCTCCTGAAGGCTTACTTCCTTATCGCTGTCTAGCGGAACACCTGAATAAATCAATTCATCAAAGCTAGCGTCTGCTTTTAAAGGTTCGTCAAATTCAGTTTTTACCCCATCAGTCACAACGATCGAGTAAGTCGTTCCTTCTTTTAATCCTGACTCGCACTGAATAATAATATTAGAACCATCGGCTGATATTTGAGTGCTAACTTCCTCACCAGTTGACTCATTAATTAACACCACGTTCCCCGAAAAAGTTTCATTATTCAGTGGAAAACGCTTATCAGAATTAATACTTTGTAGCGGAATTAAAATAGGCTCTGCACAAAGTCCCCAACCATCTAAAGCGGCGTATGAGTTGTTGTAGTCCTGATAATAGGCATCGTTCTTTGATGACAAAGTTACAGCGTGTTCACCGACTCCGGTAATGGTTCCGTCGTCGTCATACCCGTATCCATCGTTTGGTTTTGGCAGTTCATCAATGTTGTAGGGAACCAATACTGAAACAGGTTCTTGAGTCGAGTCTTCAGACTGACAGCCGAGTAAGGCAAGCGTAATTAGTCCACATATATATGGCTTATTGAAATCTTTCAAAACAGCTCCTTCGTAGCTTTCGCATTTAACTGGTGTGGTCATGCGATTTATCGTTATTTGAGTTGCCGATTGAGTCGGAAGTAAGCTCGACTTTTATTCGCAGAGAGCAAGGCAACACAGAGTTGGAATGACACGTTGATAAAACTACGTAAGAAATTTGAGCAATTAACCCACACCCACTAAATCAGCGTCACCCGTTAATGATCCAATAGCTACTAACGGCAAGCACCTGAAACCGCATTAAACAACCTCAAAAAGGTATATAAGGGAATCTAATTAGGTTAATAAATCAATTTAAATCAAAAGCTTAAATATAAAAGACACCAAAATCAGTAAGTTTATATTTGTAGCGACATTTGTTATATTTAGGTTAGAACGCTTATAACAATGAGAACCCAGATGTCTGCTGAATTTATTATCAATGATGATATACAGGTCAATTTAGAAGAGAGTGAAATCCATCACTTTAAGACGGGCCGTACGTACCCAATAGGTTCTAACGAATCAGAGCTACTTAAGTTTTTTATCTCTAGACCCAATGAGGTGATTACTCGCCAAGTTTTGATTGAGCAAGTGTGGGTATCGAAAGGTATCTATGTTGAAGATGGCAGCTTAATGCAAACCATCTCTATCTGCCGAAAAGCGCTTGAAGACAAGAGTGGAATGATCATTGTCACTGAACGCGGCAAAGGCTACCGATTTGCAGGGCAAGTAACACAAGATAAAGAACGCGTACTGCGCAAAATTCAAGCCCAGCCCACACAGCAAACTGAACAACTAACAGAGAGATCTGCTGAAGAAAGCGCGATAGCAGAAAAAGCAGCCCCAACAAAAAAGACAACTCATGTGTTAGCGCTAATTGCTTTATTTGTAGTAACCGCTGGTCTGTCCCATTATTTGTTTGCTTATTTAGACAGAAATAGCTTAGGTGAAGATCTTACAGGGCAACATTTTATCTCTTGTACAATCGAAACCGACGAGTTCACCTTTAAAGAACTCTACAACGTCACTCTTTATGAATATAAGGGTCGAAAAATAATCATAGATAATTCAGGAAAGTCTTTGAGCTTCCCTAGCGAATTTAAAGGAGTTACTTGTGAATAAAGAAAAGCAGATATTCGTTGTCGTCGCTCTATTGGGTATTTTAGTCGGCTGGTTAACAACCTTTATTCCGAAAGAACATCTTAAAGGTCATTATTTGGCCAACACAGCATCGGTGGTCAATCCGCCTGAGAAAATAATTTATAATCAAGCTTCCGTGAATATCGAATTTAAGAAGAACAATAGTTACGAGTTGTTATATGTTTCGACTAAAGAGGCTGGTTTCACATCGTCTGGCACTTACGTTGTCACTCAACACGATATTTCGTTGGATGAGACTCAACACGAACAGATCATCCCAGACAGAGAGCTCACGTTCTATGAAAAAGTCATGATCAGTGAAGGTTCGGTACTCTCTTCCGATGCGATGACTTACATTCCACTGAACGACAGAGAGCTGTTATTGGTGACGCAACGTGGAATGATTCATTTCTGTAAAAAAGTGGCATGTGCCGACCTGCCCGCTTATTCAAATTCGGAACCAGAAGTAAATATCAATTAAGCTTACCGTCACTAACAGAGAACACTCTGTAAATTCTATGTGACTTTCCTCTGGCGTCTGCTATTTACCAATTAAGTAGGCGTCAGACTCTAATCCTCGAATGCAAAAATACCTTCCTAAATGTAAGAAATAGCCCTTTCCTTTTGATTTCCACCACTAAGTTAGAAAAAGCGTAATTTTATAAATCAAAGCCTTAATATGCAACTTGGCACAACAAAAGTGATCCAAGCTATATTCTAGCAAACGATATAATTTGTTTATTAACATCTAAATAACAGTAGTTAATCACGATTTACAACCACAATTAACATCGAAAAAAATGTTTGTCTTAGATCATATCAACCTCAACTATGCCTCGTGCCACAGTGCAGTTTTCTGTACATTCATTGTCATATTCTGAAACACTTTCTTATATTTTTTAAACTTTGTGGAGATTTCTATGTTAGAGCTCTTGATCGGATTAGTGATTACTATTGCTGTTGGTTACTTTATTGTAAAAGGCTATAAAGCGGCGGGTGTATTACTAACTGCTGGCCTTGCCCTACTTCTTATTACTGGCCTTATTGGTCACACAGTCTTACCAGCTAAAGTCGCTTCAACAGGTAACATGGTTACCGACTCACTAGAATTTGTTAAATACATGCTTCAGTACCGCGGGGGCGGCCTAGGTATGCAAATCATGCTTCTTTGTGGTTTTGCTTCTTACATGACGCACATTGGCGCTAACAACGTGGTAGTGAAACAGTTCTCTAAACCACTTGCTGCGATCAAATCTCCCTATGTACTTCTTGTTGCGGCTTACATCGTAGCGTGTCTAATGTCTCTAGCAGTAAGTTCTGCAACGGGTCTTGGTGTGCTATTGATGGCAACCCTATTCCCAATGATGACGGCAATGGGTATTTCTCGCCCAGCGGCAGTTGCGGTTTGTGCGTCACCTGCAGCCATCATTCTTTCACCAACCTCTGGTGATGTGGTTATCGCGGCAGAAAAATCAGGCATGTCTCTTGATGTGTTTGCTGTTCAAACGGTACTGCCTGTTTCTATCTGTGCGATCATCGTGATGGCAGGTGCGGCTTTCTTCTGGAACAAATATCTAGATAAGAAAGAAAACACGCCAATGGAAAAAGTAGACGTTTCTGAAATCGAAACAACAGCGCCGGCTTTCTACGCTGCACTTCCATTCCTGCCTATCATCGGCGTTTTCCTATTCAACGGTCGTACGATTCCAGGGCTTTCACTTGATATCTACACTATTGTGGTCGGTTCTATCTTCGTGGGCGCGGTCATCGATTACGTTGTTAAGAAGTTTGACGGCGAAAAAACACTAGAGGATTTAGACTCTTGCTACCAAGGTATGGCTGACGCATTTAAAGGCGTGGTAATGCTGTTGGTTGCGGCAGGCGTATTTGCTCAAGGTCTAATGTCTATTGGTGCGATTGATAACTTAATTGGTCTTGCTGAATCGGCAGGCGCAGGCGGTATCGCGTTGATGCTTATCCTGACGGGTTTAACGGTTGCTGCAGCTATCGCAACAGGTTCTGGTAACGCGCCTTTCTATGCATTCGTAGAACTGGCTCCATCATTAGCGGCGAAAATGGGCTTGAACCCAGCGTTCCTAATCATCCCAATGCTTCAAGCATCTAACTTAGGCCGTACTATTTCACCAGTATCTGGTGTAATTGTAGCGACATCTGGTATGGGTAAAATCAGCCCATTTGAAGTAGTAAAACGTACTTCTGTACCAGTAATCTGTGGTCTTATTACCGTTATCTTCGGCACGCTTGTATTGGTTCCAATGGCAGCGTAAGCCTTAAGTTTCTAATCTCAAAGAACGAAGAACAAACGAACACCAATACTGATATAAAATGCGTAAACAAAAAGGCGCTGAACCTAATAAGTTCAGCGCCTTTTTTTAATCTTATTTTCTCAACATCGTTAAAACTATCGAGATATGTATAAACAGTAAGACTTGAAATAGTGTTATCTCAAAGGAACAAGCCCTACTTCATTTCACCATAGCGTTCTAGATACAAAACCGTTGCAGCAGTACGTGAAGGCACTTGTAGCTTTTTCAGCAAGCTTTTCATGTGTACCTTAACTGTCGATTCAGAAATAAACAGGTGATCTGCTATCTGCTTGTTACGGTAACCTTTCGCGACTTCTTGAAGGATTTGCATTTCGCGTTCAGTCAGTTGGTCGAAGATATCATTGCGACTACCAGCGTCATTTAAGTAACGAGCAACCACACTGCTGTAAGCTTTGTCACCGCTGTGTGCTTGCTTAAGCAATTCGATTAACTCATCGGGTTCTGTGTCTTTCAACAAGTAGCCGTCAGCGCCGGCCTTTACGATCGCTTCAATGTCTGCAGGGCTATCAGAAACCGTGAGAATAACGATGTTAGCGCTTGAACCATCAGTACGCAGTGCTTTCAGCGTATCAAGTCCAGACATGCCTTTCATATTAAGATCCAATAGGATCAAATCAGGTTCTTCTTCATGGGCAAGAGCGACTGCTTCAGTACCGTTACTTGCTTCTGCAATCACTTCGAATTCATCTTCAAAGCTCAGTAATTGGCTTATACCTCTGCGCATCAATGGATGATCATCAACCAGCATTACTTTACAAATCGTCAACTTTAACTTCCTTCAAACTTTTATATTTCAATATGACTGTACAGCCTTCACCTTGAGCCGCTTCAATCGTTAAGTCGCCATTCAGTCTTGCCGCACGCTCCTGCATAATACTCATCCCGTAGTGGTTCGTCTTGGAACTACTTGAGTCAAAGCCATCTCCATTATCTTTAATCACGACTAATACTTCACCGTCCTCATCGATACAGCATACATCTATCAAGTCGGCATTGGCGTGTTTTATTGCGTTTATTGTTGCTTCACGAATCAATTGAAGCAAGTGAACCTGACTGTGTGCATCAAGCTCTATGGATGAAAGATTATTGGTTAGGTTAATCTTTGCATCTGTTCTTTCACTGAGCTCTTCAAGCATGGTACTTAGAGCCTCGCCGAAGTTGCCCTCTTTTATTGTCAACCTAAAGGTTGTGAGCAACTCTCGTAATTGAGTATAGGCATCAGCTAAACCGTTGCCGATTTCCGACGCTATTTGTTCAGATTGCTCTCGATGCTGTTGTTCTGGCAATTTGCCAATCACGCGCTTCAACAACGTCACTTGGATTTTCAAATACGACAGTGATTGAGCCAATGAATCATGAAGTTCACGGGCAATCGTTGCACGCTCTTCCATTATAATAAGCTGTTCTGCTTTCTTCTGCGCACGATTATAATAGATCGCCCGTGATAACAGTTGGATAAAGCTCTCAATCAGAGTCTTGGTTGAATGGCCATGATGATATGAACAATATAAATAGCCTAAGATAAGCTCATTATCATCCAACTTCATTTCAAACTTTTCATAATCCAAGTTCGAATCATACCCTTCGTCCATAATCAATGAACGACCCGAACTATCAGCTATCTCAAGCCTTAACGACTCTATTCCTTCTAGACTGACTAGGTGCTGTAGAATAGCTCGGAAGTTTTCTGGTGCGATACGTGTAACCGTAAGTTCTTGTGACGAGTGATAAAGCGCCTGCAAAGATTGGTTGGCGTTTTGCAGCTCAACTGTCTTAGCGTCTACAACTGACTCAAGGTTTCGATAGAGCACGCCCAAATCTTTGGCCATCGAGTTAAACGTTTTAGTCAGAATACCCAGTTCGTTATTATTGGTGACCTTTAGCTCTACCTCAAAGTCACTGTTTTTGATCCGCTGACTGGCTCCAACGAGCGCATGCAATGGCTTAACAACTTGTTTACGTACAAAATGAACAACAAAAAGAGATATGACCAAAATTCCGCCTAAGCCAACACCACCGGCCCACGCCAATTTTATTAACTTATCTTCTGAGAATTCTTGAAGCTTGAAAACGAAGCCATCTATCTCAGTGACAAAGTTCTCAACCAACACGAGATAGTGCTTGCGATCTTCACTGTTTAATACTTGCTTCAGTTCATGCCACCGACCAATAATTAAATAGTAATCTTCTGTGATGTCTGTCGGAACATTCCAACTGACCAAATTGGTCATTGATGGAGAATAAAGAGAACTTTCGAATTCATGAATATGAGATTCGTAATCGACGGATTCTATTTGAATATCATGGGCTAAACGGTAGCTTTGCATTCGCATTGAACCAGCCACGTTGACCGCTTCCGCATCATTCAAGCTTGAAGCCAAAGTAAAGATGGCAAAGCCAGTCGTAGCAACCGACAACAGCAGTATAGATAGCAGTGACTTAGCTATCGTACTCGTTACAGATGAAACCGGTTTTATAAGCAAAAGAGCCTTCCTATTGATAAATGACTTGCCAGCAAGATCGTATTGTCACACATCAAAAATCATAGCTCCATTCAATATGTGATCACTCGCTTCGTAATTTATTGATCTGAGACAATATATGCCCCCAATTAGCCCTAAGGGGGTATTTATACAATTGTTTCTAAAACTACACTACTTGTGAGGACAAATTACAAGATATTAATGGAATAATGACCTACAATTACAACATCTTAGCAACATCTATGGGTATCTAGTGGTAGATCTATCAAAACGCCGTCTATTTTCTAGGCAAAAAGTTGATTCAAGCCAGATTCGTTTGCCTTGGATTAAAAACCTAGAAAGCTTTGCAGATGACTGCACTCGTTGCGGTAAATGCATCGAGAGTTGTGAGACTGAGATAATCATTGTAGGCGATGGTGGGTTTCCTACTGTCGATTTTTCAATTGATGAATGTACGTTCTGCTATCAATGCGCAGACGTTTGTCCTGAACCCATTTTTACGCCAAAGCAAGGAGAGCCTTGGCAAGCAAAAGCAAGTATCTCTGATAAGTGTTTAGCGCAACAAAATGTTGAATGCCGAAGCTGTGGTGACATGTGTGAACCTATGGCCATTCAATTTCAACTTAGAGCAGGCAGTGTTGCTCTACCAAAAATCGAGTTAAATGAGTGTAACGGTTGTGGAGCCTGCGTAGCAGTTTGCCCTACTTCAGCTATTCTTGTGAGTAATGCATAAATAAAAATAACGAGAGCAATTTATGGCACTAAATGAAGTGCATATATCAAGTTTAGTCGTGCATGTGAGCCCAGAGCATCTCAATGAGATCAAAGCAGAGATCGAGCAATTCGATAACGCAGAAATCTACGGAGATAGCCCTGAAGGCAAAATCATCGTGGTCCTAGAAACCGAAAACCAAGGTTTTGTAACGGACACCATCGAAGCAATAAACAACATTAAGAACGTTTTAGGGACAGCTTTGGTTTATCACCAAATCGAAACTGGACTAGAAGAAACGGATTTAGAAACTGGAAGCAACAATTCTCAACTTGAGGGTGAAGTATGAAAATGACAAGACGTGCGTTTGTGAAAGCAAACGCAGCTGCATCAGCGGCAGCCGTTGCAGGTGTGACACTACCGGCAACAGCAACCAACCTGATTGCTAGCTCTGATCAAACAAAAATCACGTGGGATAAAGCGCCTTGTCGTTTTTGTGGTACGGGCTGTTCGGTACTAGTAGGTACTCAAAACGGCAAAGTGGTTGCGACTCAAGGCGACCCAGAAGCACCGGTAAACAAAGGCCTTAACTGTATCAAAGGCTACTTCCTTTCAAAAATCATGTACGGCAAAGACCGTCTAGAACAGCCTCTTCTTCGTATGAAAGATGGCGAGTTCCATAAAGATGGTGATTTCGCACCAGTATCTTGGGACAAAGCGTTCGACGTGATGGCTGAGAAATGGAAAGCATCTCTTAAGAAGAACGGTCCAACAGGTGTTGGTATGTTCGGTTCTGGTCAGTGGACAGTAATGGAAGGCTACGCAGCCGTTAAGATGATGAAAGCGGGTTTCCGTTCAAACAACATCGATCCAAACGCTCGTCACTGTATGGCTTCTGCGGTAGGTGCATTCATGCGTACCTTCGGTATCGATGAGCCAATGGGTTGTTACGATGACTTTGAACACGCAGACGCATTTGTACTGTGGGGTTCAAACATGGCAGAAATGCACCCAGTATTATGGACTCGTATTACAGACCGTCGTCTAAGCCACCCACACGTTCAAGTAAACGTACTGTCTACTTACTACCACCGTTCTTTTGAGCTTGCAGACACTGGTTACATCTTCAACCCTCAGTCTGACCTTGCGATTGCAAACTTCATCGCAAACTACATCATCCAAAACGATGCAGTTAACTGGGACTTCGTGAACAAGCACACGAACTTCAAGCAAGCAACAACAGACATCGGTTACGGCCTTCGTGATGATGATCCTCTACAGAAAGCAGCAGCAAACCCTAACTCAGGCGCAATGACTGCAATCTCTTTCGAAGATTACAAAGCATCGGTTGCTGAGTACACAGTAGAAAAAGCATCTGAAATGTCAGGCGTATCTGAAGAGAACCTGATCAAGCTTGCTAAGCAATACGCGGATCCAAACATCAAAGTGATGTCTCTATGGACAATGGGTATGAACCAACATACTCGTGGTGTATGGATGAACAGCCTTGTGTACAACATCCACCTTCTAACAGGTAAGATTTCTACTCCAGGTAACAGCCCATTCTCACTAACTGGCCAGCCATCTGCGTGTGGTACAGCTCGTGAAGTAGGTACGTTCTCTCACCGTCTACCTGCAGATATGGTGGTTGCTAACCCTAAACACCGTAAGATTGCAGAAGACATCTGGAAACTTCCAGAAGGCACTATCCCAGCAAAACCGGGTAAACACGCTGTTGCTCAAGACCGAGCATTGAAAGACGGTACGATCAACGCTTACTGGGTAATGTGTAACAACAACATGCAAGCTGGTCCAAACATCAACACTGAGCGTCTACCTGGTTACCGTAACCCAGACAACTTCATTGTTTGTTCAGACCCGTACCCAACAGCAACAGCTCAAGCTGCTGACCTTATCCTTCCTACCGCAATGTGGATTGAGAAAGAAGGTGCTTACGGTAACGCTGAGCGTCGTACACAAGCTTGGTACCAACAAGTGAAAACAGTTGGTGAAGCTAAGTCTGACCTATGGCAAATCATGGAGTTCTCTAAGCGCTTCACTATTGAAGAAGTTTGGGGGGAAGAACTGGTTGCGAAAATGCCTGAGTACCGTGGCAAAACCATGTACGACGTGCTTTACAAAAACGGCAATGTTGATGCGTTCCCTCTGTCTGAAGCTCAAGAGCTTAACGACGATGCACAAGCACAAGGTTTCTACGTTCAAAAAGGTCTATTCGAAGAGTACGCTGCATTTGGTCGCGACCACGGTCACGATTTAGCACCATACGATACTTATCACAAAGTACGCGGCCTACGTTGGCCAGTTGTTGACGGTAAAGAAACACTATGGCGCTTTAAAGAAGGTTCAGATCCATACGCTAAGAAAGGCTCTGGCTGGGACTTCTACGGAAAACCAGATGGTAAAGCGCTGATCATCAATGCTCCATATGAAGCTCCACCAGAAGTACCAAACGAAGAATACGATATGTGGCTATGTACAGGCCGTGTTCTTGAACACTGGCATACAGGTACTATGACTCGTCGTGTACCAGAGCTTTACAAAGCAGTACCGGATGCACTTTGTTACATCCACCCTGCTGACGCTAAAGCTCGTGGTCTTCGCCGTGGTGATGAAGTTCTTATCGAAAACAAACGTGGTGAAGTTCGTGTGCGTGTTGAAACTCGCGGCCGTAACCGTCCACCACAAGGCTTGGTATTCGTACCATTCTTTGATGCAAGAATTCTGATCAACAAGTTGATCTTGGATGCAACGGATCCTCTGTCTAAACAGACGGACTACAAGAAGTGTCCAGTTAAGATCACTAAAGTCGCTTAAGCCCTAGGCTTAGAGAGACGATCTTAAGTATCTAATATTGCGGCTACTTTTTTCACGCTTTTGAAAAAAGTAGTCCTCTCAAAGAATTAGCCTTTAGGCGGAGAAATTAACCATGAAAAAACTGATTACTGCTCTACTATCAGCTGGTCTTTTGCTAGCTGGTGCAGCTCAAGCTGAACTGGATAACCCAGGCGGCATTGGTGGCGTAGAATCTCTACGTGGTGCAAGTGAACTTGAAGCAACTCGCGCAGCAGATGACTTCAAAAAGTTCCCTCGTGACCAAGTACTTGAGAGTGACTACGTATACCAACCACCTCTAGTGCCTCATACTATTCGTAGCTATGAAGTTTCTCTTAACGCTAACAAGTGTCTTTCTTGCCACAGCTGGAAAAACGCAAAAGAAATGGGTGCTACTAAAGTGAGTGTAACTCACTACATGAACCGTGAAGATGCGGTACTTGCAGACGTATCACCTCGTCGTTACTTCTGTCTACAGTGTCACGTACCTCAAGCTAATGCTAAGCCACTAGTTGAGAACGAGTTCAAACCTGTAGATTCACTGCGTTAATCGTAGCCGGACTGTAAGAGAGGCTATATATGATAAAATTACTTAAAGCGTTTTGGAAAAGACTCGCGACACCAAGTAAAGCAGCCGTAGGCGTTGTTTTGTTCTTGGGTTTCTCGGGTGGTCTTTTGTTCTGGGGTGCATTCAACACGGGTATGGAGGCAACTAACACGGAAGAGTTCTGTTCTGGCTGTCACGCACCTATCGTTGCTGAAATCCAAGAGACAATTCACTACTCTAACCGTTCTGGTGTTCGTGCTATCTGTTCAGACTGTCACGTACCTCATGAATGGACAGATAAAATTGTTCGTAAGGTTCAAGCATCTAAAGAGCTATACGCACACTTTATTGCGAAAACCATCAATACTGAAGAAAAGTTCAAAGCACGTCGTGCTCACCTAGCGGAACGCGAATGGGCTCGATTGAAAAAGAACGATTCACTTGAGTGTCGTAACTGTCACCAGTTCGATTACATGGACTTCTCAGAGCAGAGCCCTCGTAGCGCGAAAC is a genomic window of Vibrio crassostreae containing:
- a CDS encoding NapC/NirT family cytochrome c, producing the protein MIKLLKAFWKRLATPSKAAVGVVLFLGFSGGLLFWGAFNTGMEATNTEEFCSGCHAPIVAEIQETIHYSNRSGVRAICSDCHVPHEWTDKIVRKVQASKELYAHFIAKTINTEEKFKARRAHLAEREWARLKKNDSLECRNCHQFDYMDFSEQSPRSAKQHSTALASGEKTCVDCHKGIAHKLPDMHGVEGWQ